The following is a genomic window from Candidatus Latescibacter sp..
CGTGCGGGGTGAACTAAATGGGGGTACGGATTGACTATTACAAGCGAGGAACGAATCATGGATGCCGCCGCCATGAAACGTGCTCTCCAGCGGATGTCCCATGAAATTCTCGACCGGAACAACGGTCCGGAGAGACTCGCGCTGGTCGGTTTGCAGACTAGGGGGGTCTTTCTTGCAAGGCGCATGGCGGAAATAATCGGGGCGATAGAGAATACAACCATTCCTGTAGGAATTCTCGATGTCACCATGTACAGGGATGATTATCGTTCGGTGATGAAACAGCCTATGGTGAAAGTCACTTCCATTTCTTTTGAGGTGCAGGGAATTACCGTGGTGCTGGTGGATGATGTGTTTTTCACCGGCCGCACCGTTCGGGGCGCCCTTGACGCTATCATGGATTTCGGGAGGCCCGGGCGGGTTGAACTTGCTGTGCTCATAGACCGCGGGCGCCGTGAGCTTCCACTCATCGCCGATTATGTGGGAAAACAGGTCACGACACAGGTGGATGAAGAAGTACGGGTGCGCATGGCGGAAGGCGATGGAGTGGATGAAGTTACTCTGGT
Proteins encoded in this region:
- the pyrR gene encoding bifunctional pyr operon transcriptional regulator/uracil phosphoribosyltransferase PyrR, translated to MTITSEERIMDAAAMKRALQRMSHEILDRNNGPERLALVGLQTRGVFLARRMAEIIGAIENTTIPVGILDVTMYRDDYRSVMKQPMVKVTSISFEVQGITVVLVDDVFFTGRTVRGALDAIMDFGRPGRVELAVLIDRGRRELPLIADYVGKQVTTQVDEEVRVRMAEGDGVDEVTLVKLSR